The Mixophyes fleayi isolate aMixFle1 chromosome 1, aMixFle1.hap1, whole genome shotgun sequence genome includes a region encoding these proteins:
- the DMRTA1 gene encoding doublesex- and mab-3-related transcription factor A1, producing the protein MDCHNSSANSSSRRLLPPGLLRPAPPTAFSSSSAMPVSPSVPMPASFLRPPTLLLRAAAAAAAAACTPRMSLERGTVGGALYTRTPKCARCRNHGVVSALKGHKRFCRWRDCACAKCTLIAERQRVMAAQVALRRQQAQEECETRGMPHFMYSGPGADGAETTGHKTQALQVFNQQLNKGLHESKETQSQFYGRLSNSTVISHTLPETSPTQQVNVGHVSSSLETSSKDPIQSPGSEGRSEGADSPTSLSSSDLESGNESEWPKEHSASNSKVPVVSTKNRDPLAILSKVFPNQKESTLESILHYAKGDVVQAIELVLNGKEYAQVVKEIDGPSGSDLSTLTKDSTFNISGLGFGALGTKSAFSPLQTNPSSVGSDTNMFHPRLGLSPLRFAYSTSNRGLPGFISPYLTSSFVPTFPFPPGVDYAFPGMLRDASYYPRKDTMNITGLYSRLNQENH; encoded by the exons ATGGACTGCCATAACTCCAGTGCAAATAGTAGCTCCAGACGACTGCTGCCTCCAGGTTTGCTTCGTCCAGCACCCCCTACAGCCTTTTCATCCTCATCAGCAATGCCAGTGTCCCCATCAGTGCCAATGCCTGCCTCATTTCTGAGGCCCCCAACTCTTCTCCTGCGAGCTGCGGCCGCAGCTGCAGCAGCAGCCTGTACCCCAAGAATGTCTTTAGAAAGAGGAACAGTTGGCGGCGCCCTATACACACGAACACCTAAATGTGCTCGGTGCCGAAATCATGGGGTGGTATCTGCACTTAAAGGGCACAAACGTTTTTGCCGCTGGAGAGACTGTGCCTGTGCCAAATGTACCCTTATTGCAGAGCGGCAGCGAGTTATGGCCGCGCAGGTAGCACTCAGAAGACAGCAGGCTCAGGAAGAATGTGAAACCCGGGGTATGCCACACTTCATGTACTCCGGACCAGGGGCAGATGGAGCGGAGACCACAGGGCACAAAACACAGGCATTGCAAGTATTCAATCAACAACTGAATAAAG GCTTACATGAATCAAAAGAAACGCAAAGTCAATTCTATGGGAGATTATCAAACTCAACCGTGATTTCTCACACTCTTCCTGAAACATCTCCAACTCAACAAGTCAATGTAGGCCATGTGTCTTCAAGTCTGGAAACTTCAAGCAAAGATCCCATTCAGTCTCCTGGGTCTGAGGGAAGATCAGAAGGTGCTGACAGTCCAACATCTTTGTCTTCTTCTGACCTGGAATCAGGGAATGAAAGTGAGTGGCCCAAAGAGCACAGTGCATCAAATTCTAAAGTCCCAGTTGTATCTACAAAAAATAGAGATCCTCTGGCAATTCTTAGCAAAGTTTTTCCTAACCAAAAAGAGAGCACATTAGAAAGCATCTTGCACTATGCCAAAGGAGATGTGGTTCAAGCCATAGAATTGGTTTTAAATGGAAAAGAATATGCACAAGTTGTGAAAGAAATTGATGGTCCATCAGGATCAGATCTCAGTACATTGACAAAAGATTCAACATTCAACATTAGCGGGCTAGGTTTTGGTGCTTTGGGCACCAAATCTGCCTTTTCACCTCTACAAACAAATCCATCTTCAGTAGGCAGTGATACAAATATGTTTCATCCTAGACTTGGGCTTAGTCCATTGCGCTTTGCTTATTCCACATCTAACAGAGGACTTCCTGGGTTTATATCCCCTTACCTAACTTCTAGTTTTGTCCCAACTTTTCCCTTTCCTCCTGGAGTGGATTATGCATTTCCTGGAATGTTGCGGGATGCTTCTTACTATCCACGTAAAGACACAATGAACATTACTGGACTTTACTCCAGGTTAAACCAAGAAAATCACTAG